In the genome of Paenibacillus pabuli, the window ACTCAGCAGTTCATGTGCAATGGGTCCGGTAGAGGCTTGTACAACCGGGGTGACTTCTCCTCCGGCGAAAATGATTTTACCTGCAAACTCCTCCAGTGCACAGGTAAGTATGGGAACGGAGTTGGTAATGACGGTTACCTGAGACCGATGTCGCAGCTGTCGCATAATTTCCAGCGTTGTTGTGCCATTGTCCAGCATGACGGTCTCTCCATCTTCAATTAGAGAGGCGGCTGCCACGCCAATGGCCTGCTTTTCTTTCAGTTGAAGCTGCGCACGTTTTTGAAAAGGGGCTTCGGTCATGCCTGAGCGAACACGTACAGCGCCTCCGTATACTTTGCGTAATTCTCCTTCTTTTTCAAGCCGATCCAAATCTCTCCGAATGGTTTCCGTGGATACCTGAAACAAATCCGCCAGAACCTGTACCTGAACCTTGCCCTTCGTAGCAAGCTGGATAAGAATGGTGTGTCTGCGTTCTTCATACGTTAAAGACATCGGTTTTGCCTCCTGAAGTTTGATCAAGGGTATGGATATTGTGGATTTGTGAGATAGTGTGGATTGTTGTTGTTTTAATAGTGTAAGTTGGAGAGAAGACCTTGTCAATTTTGAAATGGTAAATGTTATAAATAAGGTTTAGGATTCTGTTCTTAATATGTATTGACAGTAATATGATGTGACGATAAGATCATATAAAACAACGAAAAACCACAACAAACAACATTGCATATTTTGGTCCATAGTACATGGATCGTTAGGGAGGAAAAAGGGTGAAACGTCAGCTTGCTTTTCAAGAAAATGGAACATTCAAAATT includes:
- a CDS encoding DeoR/GlpR family DNA-binding transcription regulator; amino-acid sequence: MSLTYEERRHTILIQLATKGKVQVQVLADLFQVSTETIRRDLDRLEKEGELRKVYGGAVRVRSGMTEAPFQKRAQLQLKEKQAIGVAAASLIEDGETVMLDNGTTTLEIMRQLRHRSQVTVITNSVPILTCALEEFAGKIIFAGGEVTPVVQASTGPIAHELLSQFKVNKAFISAGGVSLTDGITDYVMEEALISRKMMERAEEAILVADHTKFGRSTFAQIAPINHISMVITDSGCPAEWTDALRQMEIEMVHSI